The window GGTTTTTTATTTCACTTTGAGGAGTCTTCTTCAACAGCAAGTTCATGTTTTGCATAAAGATCAAAggaatctgtaaacaataaacatattattaaatgtttatgtacAGTATAGTTATCATATATTTAATGACCAACTTTTAATAAATAAGTTATCATTAATCTAAACCTTTTATGATGGGTAAATATTTCCTATCATTGCTTTTAACAACCTTTACAAAGACTTAGAATTGTAATGTATATGAAAGGAAAGTTAAAAATACAGGTTCACGTAGGCTGTACAATAGAACATTCTAAATGTCAGAGTTTGTTTCCAAGAGGTTTTAAATATCTAAGGAAttgaatatcatatatatgattGCGACAAATGAATCATTTCTGCttcaaatgttttatcaataaacTCATGAATGTAAAAACCaccaaaaataaatcaaaaacatACAGTTCCCTGGTTCCTCAGAAAATAACtcacaaaatatgtaaattaacaTGTAATTAAGTAGTTGTCCAGGTATGTACTGGTTATGATACCTGTGGTATGTATTGGTTATGATACCTGTGGTGGCTCTCGGAGCTTGAACATAGGTTTAAGTAACGGTAGTATATGGGAGAGATATTCATCATCTGAGCTCTGTTCTGCGATCTGTAGGACATTGGGGAGGATAAATGGCACCATTTCAGGATTAACACATTCTTTCTGAAGGGGTGGCAGGATTCGCTGTAAACTGACTCTCTGAAACAAAAGTAGGATTAAAAGAAATAGGTTTGtgtaacatgtgtacatgtcaCGGTACCATATTGATGAAAATGGAGCTACAATATCTTGTGAatgcaaaattatatattatgtccTAAACAACATTTTGAAGAGAAAAAATGATCTTCCAATTATACAACACACAGTGTTGTTGATGTGTGACGTCCCTAAGAACTTTATTGAAAAATTTCAGTATCCTGGTGGTTTTAGTGAGTTCAGGACAGAATTTGCAAAACTTCTAAACCAACAACTTCAATCTAAACCAACAACTTCAACCTTGTAattctatttataaaacaatttatatctCCGACCATTTTGTGGCAGAGGCACAATGAATGAGAAGATATGCATATAATAGAATctgaaaattaataattttggaATATACAgaatttgaattatatatctAGAATATGAAGAGTCTGAAATACCTTCGGGAGTTTCGTAATAATCTTTGGAAGGCCTTTAAAAAATTGTGACTTTTGTAGATTGTCTCTCTGGAATAATGAATCCATGTACTGAAGAGTCATACAACCAACGTCTTCAAAAAACGGGATCTGAAAAACAAACAAGGACCTTAACAAAAGGAATTTCAGATTTCAATCAGGTAGATAAATACCTAATATCCAATACTGATAATAATGCTGTAAGTGTAACGGATGATAGGATAGTACTTACCTTTGTGATCTGAGTCAGGGTCAGGCCTCACTGATTACAGGATATTACTTACCTTTGTGAGTTGGTCAGGGGCCACATATTACATGATATTACTTACCTTTTTCAGTGGGTCAGGGTCAGGCCTCACTGATTACAGGATATTACTCACCTTTGTCAGGGTCAGGCCTCACTGATTACAGGATATTACTTACCTTTGTCAGGGTCAGGGTCAGGCCTCACTGATTACAGGATATTACTCACCTTTGTCAGGGTCAGGCCTCACTGATTACAGGATATTACTCACCTTTGTCAGGGTCAGGCCTCACTGGTTACAGGATATTACTTACCTTTGTCAGGGTCAGGCCTCACTGATTACAGGATATTACTTACCTTTGTGAGTTGGTCAGGGCTCACCGATTACAGGATATTACTTACCTTTGTCAGTTGGTCAGGGTCAGGCCTCACTAATTACAGGATATTACTCACCTTTGTCAGGCCTCACTGATTACAGGATATTACTTACCTTTGTCAGTTGGTCAGGGCTCACCGATTACAGGATATTACTTACCTTTGTCAGTTGGTCAGGGTCAGGCCTCACTGACTACAGGATATTACTTACCTTTGTCAGGCCTCACTGATTACAGGATATTACTTACCTTTGCCAGTTGGTCAGGGTCAGGCCTCACTGATTACAGGATATTACTTACCTTTGTCAGTTGGTCAGGGTCAGGCCTCACTGATTACAGGATATTACCCACCTTTGTCAGGCCTCACTGATTACAGGATATCACTCACCTTTGTCAGGGTCAGGCCTCACTGATTACAGGATATTACTTACCTTTGTCAGGGTCAGGGTCAGGCCTCACTGATTACAGGATATTACTTACCTTTGTCAGTTGGTCAGGGTCATGCCTCACTGATTACAGGATATTACTTACCTTTGTCAGGCCTCACTGATTACAGGATATTACTTACCTTTGTCAGGCCTCACTGATTACAGGATATTACTTACCTTTGTCAGGCCTCACTGATTACAGGATATTACTTACCTTTGTCAGTTGGTCAGGCCTCACTGATTACAGGATATTACTTACCTTTGTCAGTTGGTCAGGGTCAGGCCTCACTGATTACAGGATATTACTTACCTTTGTCAGGCCTCACTGATTACAGGATATTACTTACCTTTGTCAGGCCTCACTGATTACAGGATATTACCTACCTTTGTCAGTTGGTCAGGGTCAGGCCTCACTGTAGGTTCAGAGTTCAGCAGTAACTTGACATATTCGTGCAGTTCATTTGGTACGTTCCCTAGTAAAGATGATCTAAACTTCTGCAGCTGTAacagtaaataaaacaacagaaatataCTACACCCATGTGGAATGTTAGTTTACAAGATAAAGAATCTGCAGCTGTAacagtaaataaaacaacagaaatataCTACACCCATGTGGAATGTTAGTTTAAACTATCTAATAAAAACTGaatagaaaaataattataacatgAACAGttgaattaattaaataaattctctTAAAAATTTCTCTTAGTGAATGTCAGTTATGTAGTGAATATATCATTAACACATATTTTTATTACCTCTGCAGCAAACTTCTTGAACTGTGACAATTGATCTTTGCACTCATAGAGTGGCTTCCCTTTGTTGAATATCGTGTGTATGAGAACTCCTATAGAAAACATGTCACTAGCCAAACTACAGTTCATCGTGAGGGCATACTCTGGAGCTAAATAGTCCAGGTTTGGCTGAGACACTGGAGGAACTTCAGAATCCCATTCTCGGAATGCAAACAGTGGCTACAAAAATCATGGGAAAGTATTGTCAATTAAAACACAATTTTCTACAATCCATCCGTTTCTATTTAATTTCTCTTTATATAGTGAACAAATGTAACCCATACATAGAAACTTTAATGTATGAATGTGTGAGGAAGGAAACATTTGtgttttagttttaacaaatgaaCTATTAGTTTTTACTGAATCGGAAATTATGAAATTGGCCAAActctttcttttttaattatattctcaagatatctttttttttacaacttTTATTCTTTccttgaaaataaacaattataacACACCAAGTACTGTTAAGAATGGCTAGAACCTATTTCATCAGATCATCTCCCTCTACTGGTCCAAGGATATAAACACCAGTCCAGGTCTTCTGGCATAATTTTCAATACCTGTTTGTTTTAGACAttcatgtttttaattcaaCTAAGTATCTAATTGTCCAGTAAACATCATCACTGTGATTAATATACGCAGATCAAAATCACATTTATTGATTGACCAATTATCAGACATTTATTGATTAACCAgttatcagatattttaataccATCCCAAAAACCAGCATgcataaaactaaaacaaaaatacctTTCACTCATTCAAATCACCATGTTCAATGTTcaagaaagaaaagagaagGAGGAGCATGAACTATGATCAGTATATAGCAATCAGCCT is drawn from Pecten maximus unplaced genomic scaffold, xPecMax1.1, whole genome shotgun sequence and contains these coding sequences:
- the LOC117320324 gene encoding SCY1-like protein 2, coding for MVASNPRGSPACRGWQRLRSMAQKQGISFLHHDVKLLHSNLCPENIIINRDGAWKLFGFECCVPNSNSQDQCPLFAFREWDSEVPPVSQPNLDYLAPEYALTMNCSLASDMFSIGVLIHTIFNKGKPLYECKDQLSQFKKFAAELQKFRSSLLGNVPNELHEYVKLLLNSEPTVRPDPDQLTKIPFFEDVGCMTLQYMDSLFQRDNLQKSQFFKGLPKIITKLPKRVSLQRILPPLQKECVNPEMVPFILPNVLQIAEQSSDDEYLSHILPLLKPMFKLREPPQIPLIFMQNMNLLLKKTPQ